TTAAAATGTAGTAGAATTCTCTATGTTGGGTAATTCTTAGATTAAGAAGGAGAATGAAATGAAAAAAGGAGATAAGATCGCTGCGCTAATTATAATTATACTGCTTGTTATAAGTACTGCAGGAGTTTTAATATACAAAAACCGCATGGAAAGTTCCAGTAGGATTGCCCTGATAAAACAAGATGGCAAGCTTATAAAAACTATTAATTTAAATACTGTTAAAAACAGTGAGGAATTTATTATAAAATACAAGGACAATGATTTTAATAAAATAAAGGTGGAAAAGGGAAGGATTCGTATTACAGATGCTAATT
This genomic interval from Clostridium kluyveri contains the following:
- a CDS encoding NusG domain II-containing protein, encoding MKKGDKIAALIIIILLVISTAGVLIYKNRMESSSRIALIKQDGKLIKTINLNTVKNSEEFIIKYKDNDFNKIKVEKGRIRITDANCPDKICVKKGWISKPGENIVCLPHRLIISIDGKNSNYDDITR